Proteins from one Gasterosteus aculeatus chromosome 11, fGasAcu3.hap1.1, whole genome shotgun sequence genomic window:
- the LOC144382967 gene encoding zona pellucida sperm-binding protein 3-like, with the protein MKTSCFWLNLLFGLCFRSSLAFPPKDYTRHASFKGPLVPGSSQLAPQQKAPAEERAQVNTVSVTCYPDSLEIIIKADLFGVGFPVRGDELRLGVEYDDNCFARMSSEDEFRIHVSLVNCGTKRWMTEDTLAYTNLLIYSPVASPDGVVRLDEAVIPIECHYERKYSLSSSSLSPTWIPFTSTQTAVGTLQFDLRIMTNDWLHERSSNVFYIGEPIAIEASVRVGHHMALRVFVSSCVATLEPEMNSDPRYVFIDNGCLVDSELPGSRSHFFSRIEDDKLHLTIDAFKFYNEDQGQLYITCHLTAAAKNSADAPNKACSFVNDRWRSADGNDNLCGACQSHNQPSSPGKFGPRGFATPEEPDLSWRKRTNAVWGQDARVGPMIIFPAKQQMPAEELHAVREVSGPSRYGSQWRSIIKDEVDEKGLRSPSRRDDGSHF; encoded by the exons ATGAAGACCTCGTGTTTTTGGCTCAACCTCCTGTTTGGTCTCTGCTTCAGATCGTCTTTGGCTTTTCCTCCCAAAGATTACACACGACATGCTTCATTCAAAGGACCTCTGGTCCCAGGGAGCTCCCAACTCGCTCCCCAGCAAAAGGCTCCGGCCGAGGAACGAGCACAGGTGAACACCGTCTCAGTGACCTGCTATCCAGACTCGTTGGAGATAATCATCAAAGCTGACCTGTTTGGAGTTGGATTTCCTGTTCGTGGTGATGAATTGCGCCTTGGAGTGGAGTACGATGATAACTGTTTCGCTAGAATGTCTTCAGAGGATGAGTTCAGGATACATGTTTCACTCGTGAACTGCGGCACCAAACGATGG ATGACTGAAGACACTCTGGCCTACACAAACCTGCTCATCTACTCTCCTGTAGCCTCTCCAGATGGGGTTGTTCGACTGGATGAGGCTGTAATTCCAATCGAGTGTCATTATGAAAG GAAGTACAGTTTGTccagctcttcactctctcCCACCTGGATCCCCTTCACGTCGACCCAAACTGCTGTGGGAACTTTGCAGTTTGACTTGAGAATTATGACAA ATGACTGGCTCCATGAAAGAAGCTCTAATGTGTTTTACATCGGTGAGCCCATCGCCATCGAAGCCTCAGTCAGAGTTGGACATCACATGGCGCTCCGAGTGTTTGTCAGCAGCTGTGTGGCGACGCTGGAACCCGAAATGAACTCTGATCCCAGATACGTCTTTATTGACAACGG GTGCTTGGTTGACTCTGAGCTTCCAGGTTCTAGGTCCCACTTCTTTTCCAGGATCGAGGATGACAAGCTCCACTTGACCATTGATGCTTTCAAGTTTTAtaatgaggaccagggacag CTCTACATCACATGTCACCTGACTGCTGCTGCAAAGAATAGTGCAGACGCACCAAATAAAGCGTGCTCTTTTGTAAACGACAG ATGGAGGTCAGCTGATGGTAATGACAATTTATGTGGGGCTTGTCAAAGTCACAATCAGCCCAGCAGTCCTGGAAAGTTTGGTCCTCGTGGCTTTGCAACGCCAGAAGAACCTGATCTGTCTTGGCGTAAGAGGACCAATGCAG TGTGGGGACAGGATGCAAGAGTGGGTCCAATGATTATCTTTCCTGCCAAGCAGCAAATGCCTGCAGAGGAGCTTCATGCTGTTCGTGAAGTCTCTGGACCTTCACGGTATGGAAGCCAGTGGAGAAGTATCATAAAAGACGAAGTTG ATGAAAAGGGTCTTCGGTCACCATCCAGACGAGATGACGGTTCACACTTTTGA
- the LOC144382990 gene encoding zona pellucida sperm-binding protein 3-like: MKTSCFWLNLLVVLFFRSSLAFPPKDYTRRASFKGPLATGSSQLAPQQKAPAEKREQVNTVSVTCYPDSLEIIIKADLFGVGFPVRSDELRLGVEYDDYCFARMSSEDEFRIHVSLVNCGTKRWMTEDTLAYTNLLIYSPVASPDGVVRMDKAVIPIECHYERKYSLSSSSLSPTWIPFTSTQTAVETLQFDLRIMTNDWLHERSSNVFYIGEPIAIEASVRVGHHMALRVFVSSCVATLEPEMNSDPRYVFIENGCLVDSELPGSRSHFFSRIEDDKLHLTIDAFKFYNEDQGQLYITCHLTAVAKNGADAPNKACSFVNDRWRSADGNDYLCGACQSHNQPSSPGKFGPRGFATPEEPDLSWSRRTNAVWGQDARVGPMIILPANQQIPAEELPAVREVTRPSRYGSQWRSVIKVDGKGPGSHSTSDEGTAQTEDVRSGSDLEEKSSPEGDVKSKAPALDGNGTAALDVIPTAQFTVAVKQFSNATGNVLLDPNNRETMY; this comes from the exons ATGAAGACCTCGTGTTTTTGGCTCAACCTCCTGGTTGTTCTCTTCTTCAGATCGTCTTTGGCTTTTCCTCCCAAAGATTACACACGACGTGCTTCATTTAAAGGACCTCTGGCCACAGGGAGCTCCCAACTCGCTCCCCAGCAAAAGGCTCCGGCCGAGAAACGAGAGCAGGTGAACACCGTCTCAGTGACCTGCTATCCAGACTCGTTGGAGATAATCATCAAAGCTGACCTGTTTGGAGTTGGATTTCCTGTTCGTAGTGATGAATTGCGCCTTGGAGTGGAGTACGATGATTACTGTTTCGCTAGAATGTCTTCAGAAGATGAGTTCAGGATACACGTTTCACTCGTGAACTGCGGCACTAAACGATGG ATGACTGAAGACACTCTGGCCTACACAAACCTGCTCATCTACTCTCCTGTGGCGTCTCCAGACGGGGTTGTTCGCATGGACAAGGCTGTAATTCCAATCGAGTGTCATTATGAAAG GAAGTACAGTTTGTCCAGCTCCTCACTCTCTCCCACCTGGATCCCCTTCACGTCGACCCAAACTGCTGTGGAAACTTTGCAGTTTGACTTGAGAATTATGACAA ATGACTGGCTCCATGAAAGAAGCTCTAATGTGTTTTACATCGGTGAGCCCATCGCCATCGAAGCCTCAGTCAGAGTTGGACATCACATGGCGCTCCGAGTGTTTGTCAGCAGCTGTGTGGCGACACTGGAACCCGAAATGAACTCTGATCCCAGATACGTCTTTATTGAAAATGG GTGCTTGGTTGACTCTGAGCTTCCAGGTTCTAGGTCCCACTTCTTTTCCAGGATCGAGGATGACAAGCTCCACTTGACCATTGATGCTTTCAAGTTTTAtaatgaggaccagggacag CTCTACATCACATGTCACCTGACTGCTGTAGCAAAGAATGGTGCAGACGCACCAAATAAAGCGTGCTCTTTTGTAAACGACAG ATGGCGGTCAGCTGATGGTAATGACTATTTATGTGGGGCTTGTCAAAGTCACAATCAGCCCAGCAGTCCTGGCAAGTTTGGTCCTCGTGGCTTTGCAACGCCAGAAGAACCTGATCTGTCCTGGAGCAGGAGGACCAATGCGG TGTGGGGACAGGATGCAAGAGTGGGTCCAATGATAATTTTACCTGCCAACCAGCAAATACCTGCAGAGGAGCTTCCTGCTGTACGTGAAGTCACACGACCTTCGCGGTATGGAAGCCAGTGGAGAAGTGTCATAAAAGTTG ATGGAAAGGGTCCTGGTTCACATTCTACATCAGACGAGGGAACTGCTCAGACTGAAGATGTCAGAAGTGGATCTGATCTAGAAG AAAAGTCTTCACCTGAGGGCGACGTGAAGTCAAAGGCACCAGCGCTGGATGGAAACGGCACAGCAGCCCTTGACGTCATCCCCACTGCTCAGTTTACTGTGGCTGTGAAACAATTCTCAAATGCAACAGGAAATGTCCTTTTAGATCCAAATAACCGTGAAACAATGTATTAA
- the LOC120828288 gene encoding zona pellucida sperm-binding protein 3, protein MKTSCFWLNLLVVLFFRSSLAFPPKDYTRHASFKGPLVTGSSQLTPQQKAPAEEREQVNTVSVTCHPDSLEIIIKADLFGVGFPVHCDELHLGVEYDEYCFARMSSEDEFRIHVSFVDCGTKRWMTEDTLAYTNLLIYSPVASPDGVVRMDGAVIPIECHYERKYSLSSSSLSPTWIPFTSTQTAVGTLQFDLRIMTNDWLHERSSNVFYIGEPIAIEASVRVGHHMALQVFVSSCVATLEPEINSDPRYVFIDNGCLVDSELPGSRSHFFSRIEDDKLHLTIDAFKFYNEEQGQLYITCHLTAVAKNGADAPNKACSFVNDRWRSADGNDNLCEACQSHNQPSSPGKFGPRGFALPEQPDLSWSKRTNAVWGQDARVGPMMILPANQQSEQIPAEELPAVREVTGPSWYGSQWRSVIKDKVDEKGLRSPSRQGDGFPFDDQPTAVKWN, encoded by the exons ATGAAGACCTCGTGTTTTTGGCTCAACCTCCTGGTTGTTCTCTTCTTCAGATCGTCTTTGGCTTTTCCTCCCAAAGATTACACACGACATGCTTCATTTAAAGGACCTCTGGTCACAGGGAGCTCCCAACTCACTCCCCAGCAAAAGGCTCCGGCCGAGGAACGAGAGCAGGTGAACACTGTCTCAGTGACCTGCCATCCAGACTCGTTGGAGATAATCATCAAAGCTGACCTGTTTGGAGTTGGATTTCCTGTTCATTGTGATGAATTACACCTTGGAGTGGAGTACGATGAGTACTGTTTCGCTAGAATGTCTTCAGAAGATGAGTTCAGAATACATGTTTCATTCGTCGACTGCGGCACTAAACGATGG ATGACTGAAGACACTCTGGCCTACACAAACCTGCTCATCTACTCTCCTGTGGCGTCTCCAGACGGGGTTGTTCGCATGGACGGGGCTGTAATTCCAATCGAGTGTCATTATGAAAG GAAGTACAGTTTGTccagctcttcactctctcCCACCTGGATCCCCTTCACGTCAACCCAAACTGCTGTGGGAACTTTGCAGTTTGACTTGAGAATTATGACAA ATGACTGGCTCCATGAAAGAAGCTCTAATGTGTTTTACATCGGTGAGCCCATCGCCATCGAAGCCTCAGTCAGAGTTGGACATCACATGGCGCTGCAAGTGTTTGTGAGCAGCTGTGTGGCGACTCTTGAACCTGAAATAAACTCTGATCCCAGATACGTCTTTATTGATAATGG GTGCTTGGTTGACTCTGAGCTTCCAGGCTCTAGGTCCCACTTCTTTTCCAGGATCGAGGATGACAAGCTCCACTTGACTATTGATGCTTTCAAGTTTTATAATGAGGAGCAGGGACAG CTCTACATCACATGTCACCTGACTGCTGTAGCAAAGAATGGTGCCGACGCACCAAATAAAGCGTGCTCTTTTGTAAACGACAG ATGGCGGTCAGCTGATGGTAATGACAATTTATGTGAGGCTTGTCAAAGTCACAATCAGCCCAGCAGTCCTGGCAAGTTTGGTCCTCGTGGGTTTGCACTGCCAGAACAACCTGATCTGTCCTGGAGCAAGAGGACCAATGCAG TGTGGGGGCAGGATGCAAGAGTGGGCCCAATGATGATCTTACCTGCCAACCAGCAAAGTGAGCAAATACCTGCAGAGGAGCTTCCTGCTGTTCGTGAAGTCACTGGACCTTCATGGTATGGAAGCCAGTGGAGAAGTGTCATAAAAGACAAAGTTG ATGAAAAGGGTCTTCGGTCACCATCCAGACAAGGTGACGGTTTCCCTTTTGATGACCAGCCGACCGCAGTCAAGTGGAACTGA
- the LOC120828291 gene encoding zona pellucida sperm-binding protein 3, with protein sequence MRTSTMVIVVHSASLVLLIAFSFGVADAVRTLKDGPMIDAEGREYKSANFPTDAGYPRSPQRNDGPTVRVQCTAASMIIVVKADIYKNGFLVSAEELSLGESEHSQSTQCRAVAAGDSEYIIEAELQDCGSKLTVSNDSVIYSNELIISAAASSHGITRRARAVVPVSCHYKRTHLASSTDHQQQHQLPPSLLEKLSPAAFSLKLMTGDWTGEVLPEALYIGDLLHLEASYTGPDSGQRRLFIDSCVATLSRDATSDPSYYIVENHGCLVDATEEESNARFLPRRRASSLQLQLNTFLFHDDSRNSIFITCQLKVTSVMQMSSSINKACNFVHPRWINVDGSDVCHCCGSICSQSSLDYSTNHRDVMASGTVTIGPLMIFPRK encoded by the exons ATGAGAACCAGCACAATGGTGATCGTGGTTCACTCAGCCTCTCTGGTGCTGCTGATAGCTTTTTCCTTTGGCGTGGCGGATGCCGTCAGAACTTTGAAAGATGGACCTATGATAGACGCTGAGGGAAGAGAATATAAATCTGCCAATTTCCCAACTGATGCAGGATACCCCAGGTCGCCACAACGCAACGATGGACCCACTGTCCGTGTGCAATGCACAGCTGCCTCCATGATCATTGTGGTGAAGGCTGATATCTACAAAAATGGATTCCTTGTGTCTGCAGAAGAGCTTTCTTTAGGAGAGTCGGAGCATTCACAGAGTACTCAGTGCCGAGCTGTTGCTGCTGGTGACTCTGAATATATCATTGAAGCAGAACTGCAAGACTGTGGCTCCAAATTAACC GTCTCTAATGACTCTGTGATTTACTCCAACGAGCTGATAATCTCAGCAGCTGCCAGTTCCCATGGCATTACCAGAAGGGCGCGTGCCGTCGTTCCCGTGTCTTGTCACTATAAGAG GACACACCTTGCGAGCAGCActgatcatcagcagcagcaccagctgcccccctcccttcttGAAAAGCTTTCCCCTGCTGCGTTCTCTCTCAAGCTGATGACCG GCGACTGGACGGGTGAGGTGCTCCCCGAGGCTTTGTACATCGGAGATCTCCTGCACCTGGAGGCGTCTTACACTGGTCCTGACTCCGGACAGAGACGGCTCTTCATCGACAGCTGCGTCGCCACTTTGTCACGTGACGCCACGTCGGATCCCAGCTACTACATCGTTGAAAACCATGG GTGCCTCGTTGATGCAACAGAGGAAGAATCAAACGCACGATTCTTACCCAGAAGGAGGGCTTCTTCACTGCAACTGCAGCTCAATACTTTCCTTTTCCACGATGATTCAAGAAACTCA ATATTCATCACTTGCCAGTTGAAGGTAACTTCTGTAATGCAGATGAGCAGCTCCATCAACAAGGCCTGCAACTTTGTACATCCAAG ATGGATAAATGTTGACGGCAGTGACGTGTGTCATTGTTGTGGCAGTATCTGTTCCCAAAGCTCTCTGGATTATTCCACGAATCACAGAG atgtCATGGCTTCAGGAACTGTCACAATTGGCCCTTTGATGATTTTCCCCAGGAAATGA
- the LOC120828287 gene encoding zona pellucida sperm-binding protein 3 isoform X1, with product MKTSCFWLNLLVGLCFRSSLAFPPKDYTRRASFKGPLVTGSSQLAPQQKAPAKEREQVNTVSVTCYPDSLELIIKADLFGVGFPVRGDELRLGVEYDDYCFARMSSEDEFRIHVSLVDCGTKRWMTEDTLAYTNLLIYSPVASPDGVVRMDEAVIPIECHYERKYSLSSSSLSPTWIPFTSTQTAVGTLQFDLRIMTNDWLHERSSNVFYIGEPIAIEASVRVGHHMALQVFVSSCVATLEPEMNSDPRYVFIENGCLVDSELPGSRSHFFSRIEDDKLHLTIDAFKFYNEEQGQLYITCHLTAVAKNGADAPNKACSFVNDRWRSADGNDYLCGACQSHNQPSSPGKFGPRGFALPEEPDQSWSKRTNAVWGQDARVGPMIILPAEELPAVHEVTRPSRYGSQWRSVIKVDGKGPGSHSTSDEVTVQTYDEAQTKDVRSGSDLEEKSSPEDVKSKALDGNGTAFNVIPTAQFTVDVTQ from the exons ATGAAAACCTCGTGTTTTTGGCTCAACCTCCTGGTTGGTCTCTGCTTCAGATCGTCTTTGGCTTTTCCTCCCAAAGATTACACACGACGTGCTTCATTTAAAGGACCTCTGGTCACAGGGAGCTCCCAACTCGCTCCCCAGCAAAAGGCTCCGGCCAAGGAACGAGAGCAGGTGAACACTGTCTCAGTGACCTGCTATCCAGACTCATTGGAGTTAATCATCAAAGCTGACCTGTTTGGAGTTGGATTTCCTGTTCGTGGTGATGAATTGCGCCTTGGAGTGGAGTACGATGATTACTGTTTCGCCAGAATGTCTTCAGAAGATGAGTTCAGGATACACGTTTCACTCGTGGACTGCGGCACTAAACGATGG ATGACTGAAGACACTCTGGCCTACACAAACCTGCTCATCTACTCTCCTGTGGCGTCTCCAGACGGGGTTGTTCGCATGGACGAGGCTGTAATTCCAATCGAGTGTCATTATGAAAG GAAGTACAGTTTGTccagctcttcactctctcCCACCTGGATCCCCTTCACGTCGACCCAAACTGCTGTGGGAACTTTGCAGTTTGACTTGAGAATTATGACAA ATGACTGGCTCCATGAAAGAAGCTCTAATGTGTTTTACATCGGTGAGCCCATCGCCATCGAAGCCTCAGTCAGAGTTGGACATCACATGGCGCTGCAAGTGTTTGTCAGCAGCTGTGTGGCGACGCTGGAACCCGAAATGAACTCTGATCCCAGATACGTCTTTATTGAAAATGG GTGCTTGGTTGACTCTGAGCTTCCAGGTTCTAGGTCTCACTTCTTTTCCAGGATCGAGGATGACAAGCTCCACTTGACTATTGATGCTTTCAAGTTTTATAATGAGGAGCAGGGACAG CTCTACATCACATGTCACCTGACTGCTGTAGCAAAGAATGGTGCAGACGCACCAAATAAAGCGTGCTCTTTTGTAAACGACAG ATGGAGGTCAGCTGATGGTAATGACTATTTATGTGGGGCTTGTCAAAGTCACAATCAGCCCAGCAGTCCTGGCAAGTTTGGTCCTCGTGGGTTTGCACTGCCAGAAGAACCTGATCAGTCCTGGAGCAAGAGGACCAATGCAG TGTGGGGACAGGATGCAAGAGTGGGTCCAATGATAATTTTACCTGCCGAGGAGCTTCCTGCTGTACATGAAGTCACACGACCTTCACGGTATGGAAGCCAGTGGAGAAGTGTCATAAAAGTTG ATGGAAAGGGTCCTGGTTCACATTCCACATCAGACGAGGTGACTGTTCAGACTTATGACGAAGCGCAGACTAAAGATGTCAGAAGTGGATCTGATCTAGAAG AAAAGTCTTCCCCTGAGGACGTGAAGTCAAAGGCGCTGGATGGAAACGGCACAGCCTTCAACGTCATCCCCACTGCTCAGTTTACTGTGGATGTGACTCAATAA
- the LOC120828287 gene encoding zona pellucida sperm-binding protein 3 isoform X2, translated as MKTSCFWLNLLVGLCFRSSLAFPPKDYTRRASFKGPLVTGSSQLAPQQKAPAKEREQVNTVSVTCYPDSLELIIKADLFGVGFPVRGDELRLGVEYDDYCFARMSSEDEFRIHVSLVDCGTKRWMTEDTLAYTNLLIYSPVASPDGVVRMDEAVIPIECHYERKYSLSSSSLSPTWIPFTSTQTAVGTLQFDLRIMTNDWLHERSSNVFYIGEPIAIEASVRVGHHMALQVFVSSCVATLEPEMNSDPRYVFIENGCLVDSELPGSRSHFFSRIEDDKLHLTIDAFKFYNEEQGQLYITCHLTAVAKNGADAPNKACSFVNDRWRSADGNDYLCGACQSHNQPSSPGKFGPRGFALPEEPDQSWSKRTNAVWGQDARVGPMIILPAEELPAVHEVTRPSRYGSQWRSVIKVDGKGPGSHSTSDEVTVQTYDEAQTKDVRSGSDLEVFP; from the exons ATGAAAACCTCGTGTTTTTGGCTCAACCTCCTGGTTGGTCTCTGCTTCAGATCGTCTTTGGCTTTTCCTCCCAAAGATTACACACGACGTGCTTCATTTAAAGGACCTCTGGTCACAGGGAGCTCCCAACTCGCTCCCCAGCAAAAGGCTCCGGCCAAGGAACGAGAGCAGGTGAACACTGTCTCAGTGACCTGCTATCCAGACTCATTGGAGTTAATCATCAAAGCTGACCTGTTTGGAGTTGGATTTCCTGTTCGTGGTGATGAATTGCGCCTTGGAGTGGAGTACGATGATTACTGTTTCGCCAGAATGTCTTCAGAAGATGAGTTCAGGATACACGTTTCACTCGTGGACTGCGGCACTAAACGATGG ATGACTGAAGACACTCTGGCCTACACAAACCTGCTCATCTACTCTCCTGTGGCGTCTCCAGACGGGGTTGTTCGCATGGACGAGGCTGTAATTCCAATCGAGTGTCATTATGAAAG GAAGTACAGTTTGTccagctcttcactctctcCCACCTGGATCCCCTTCACGTCGACCCAAACTGCTGTGGGAACTTTGCAGTTTGACTTGAGAATTATGACAA ATGACTGGCTCCATGAAAGAAGCTCTAATGTGTTTTACATCGGTGAGCCCATCGCCATCGAAGCCTCAGTCAGAGTTGGACATCACATGGCGCTGCAAGTGTTTGTCAGCAGCTGTGTGGCGACGCTGGAACCCGAAATGAACTCTGATCCCAGATACGTCTTTATTGAAAATGG GTGCTTGGTTGACTCTGAGCTTCCAGGTTCTAGGTCTCACTTCTTTTCCAGGATCGAGGATGACAAGCTCCACTTGACTATTGATGCTTTCAAGTTTTATAATGAGGAGCAGGGACAG CTCTACATCACATGTCACCTGACTGCTGTAGCAAAGAATGGTGCAGACGCACCAAATAAAGCGTGCTCTTTTGTAAACGACAG ATGGAGGTCAGCTGATGGTAATGACTATTTATGTGGGGCTTGTCAAAGTCACAATCAGCCCAGCAGTCCTGGCAAGTTTGGTCCTCGTGGGTTTGCACTGCCAGAAGAACCTGATCAGTCCTGGAGCAAGAGGACCAATGCAG TGTGGGGACAGGATGCAAGAGTGGGTCCAATGATAATTTTACCTGCCGAGGAGCTTCCTGCTGTACATGAAGTCACACGACCTTCACGGTATGGAAGCCAGTGGAGAAGTGTCATAAAAGTTG ATGGAAAGGGTCCTGGTTCACATTCCACATCAGACGAGGTGACTGTTCAGACTTATGACGAAGCGCAGACTAAAGATGTCAGAAGTGGATCTGATCTAGAAG TCTTCCCCTGA
- the LOC120828520 gene encoding zona pellucida sperm-binding protein 3, translating to MRTSTMVIVVHSASLVLLIAFSFGVADAVRTLKDGPMIDAEGREYKSANFPTDAGYPRSPQRNDGPTVRVQCTAASMIIVVKADIYKNGFLVSAEELSLGESEHSQSTQCRAVAAGDSEYIIEAELQDCGSKLTVSNDSVIYSNELIISAAAGSHGITRRARAVVPVSCHYKRTHLASSTDHQQQQQLPPSLLEKLSPAAFSLKLMTGDWTGEVLPEALYIGDLLHLEASYTGPDSGQRRLFIDSCVATLSRDATSDPSYYIVENHGCLVDATEEESNARFLPRRRASSLQLQLNTFLFHDDSRNSIFITCQLKVTSVMQMSSSINKACNFVHPRWVNVDRSDVCQCCSSICSPDSTNLRGQIPEVSDIIASGTVTLGPLMVFPRR from the exons ATGAGAACCAGCACAATGGTGATCGTGGTTCACTCAGCCTCTCTGGTGCTGCTGATAGCTTTTTCCTTTGGCGTGGCGGATGCCGTCAGAACTTTGAAAGATGGACCTATGATAGACGCTGAGGGAAGAGAATATAAATCTGCCAATTTCCCAACTGATGCAGGATACCCCAGGTCGCCACAACGCAACGATGGACCCACTGTCCGTGTGCAATGCACAGCTGCCTCCATGATCATTGTGGTGAAGGCTGATATCTACAAAAATGGATTCCTTGTGTCTGCAGAAGAGCTTTCTTTAGGAGAGTCGGAGCATTCACAGAGTACTCAGTGCCGAGCTGTTGCTGCTGGTGACTCTGAATATATCATTGAAGCAGAACTGCAAGACTGTGGCTCCAAATTAACC GTCTCTAATGACTCTGTGATTTACTCCAACGAGCTGATAATCTCAGCAGCTGCCGGTTCCCATGGCATTACCAGAAGGGCGCGTGCCGTCGTTCCCGTGTCTTGTCACTATAAGAG GACACACCTTGCGAGCAGCActgatcatcagcagcagcagcagctgcccccctcccttcttGAAAAGCTTTCCCCTGCTGCGTTCTCTCTCAAGCTGATGACCG GCGACTGGACGGGTGAGGTGCTCCCCGAGGCTTTGTACATCGGAGATCTCCTGCACCTGGAGGCGTCTTACACTGGTCCTGACTCCGGACAGAGACGGCTCTTCATCGACAGCTGCGTCGCCACTTTGTCACGTGACGCCACGTCGGATCCCAGCTACTACATCGTTGAAAACCATGG GTGCCTCGTTGATGCAACAGAGGAAGAATCAAACGCACGATTCTTACCCAGAAGGAGGGCTTCTTCACTGCAACTGCAGCTCAATACTTTCCTTTTCCACGATGATTCAAGAAACTCT ATATTCATCACTTGCCAGTTGAAGGTAACTTCTGTAATGCAGATGAGCAGCTCCATCAACAAGGCCTGCAACTTTGTACATCCAAG GTGGGTAAATGTGGATCGCAGTGACGTGTGTCAATGTTGTTCCAGTATCTGTTCTCCGGATTCCACAAATCTGAGAGGTCAGATCCCTGAAG ttTCAGATATCATTGCTTCAGGAACTGTAACACTTGGCCCTTTGATGGTTTTCCCCAGGAGGTAA